Part of the Gramella sp. Hel_I_59 genome, TCACTGGTTTTTTGAGCGTATGCATTTCGTTTAGTAACCGGTAATGCGCAGAAAAATGATTGTTCCAGGATTAGGTCGAAGGATTTTTCAATTTCAAAAAAATTCTGGTGCAGCATTTGTTGCTCAGGAAATTCAGGATTGCGAAGTGAAAATGAGTTTAGAGGAATTTCAGCAATATCACAGAGAAAGACATTTTTGAAACCACTTTTAAAAAGATATTCAGCTTCATAAGCATTGCCTGCTCCGGGAATTAGAATGTATAGTTCTTTGTTCTCAATACCATCTGCAAATTTCCTAATTGGAGGCGAAACAGCGCCAAGATCCCATCCGGTTTGATTATTTTTATATCTATCGTTCCAGTAATCTTTAGTCATCTTTTTTCTTCTCTAAGCCATCATCCTTCTTTTCGTCTAAACCGTCATCTGTATTTTCAAACCAGTCATCAATATCACGACGGTCTTTCTTAGTAGGGCGGCCAGTACCTTTTTTGCGGTAATAGTCCTTGGAGTATTTTAAAAGATCCAGTTTCTCAAAGGCTTCTTTCGGGGTGATATCATGAACATAGATATTAACAAGTTTGGCCCCAACACGACTTTTAGGAAGATCGAGGATCTCTAATTCATAATTGATCTGATTTTTCCGAACTCTCAGTTTATCACCAGGAAATACATCTTTACTTGGTTTCTGGATCTCATCGTTCAATCTTACCT contains:
- a CDS encoding SAM-dependent methyltransferase, with the protein product MTKDYWNDRYKNNQTGWDLGAVSPPIRKFADGIENKELYILIPGAGNAYEAEYLFKSGFKNVFLCDIAEIPLNSFSLRNPEFPEQQMLHQNFFEIEKSFDLILEQSFFCALPVTKRNAYAQKTSELLRSEGVLAGLLFDFELKEDGPPFGGSREEYLTYFSPYYHIEILEKAHNSIKPRLGNELFFKFRKK
- a CDS encoding RNA-binding S4 domain-containing protein — translated: MRVDKFLWCVRYFKTRSLATTACKQGKVRLNDEIQKPSKDVFPGDKLRVRKNQINYELEILDLPKSRVGAKLVNIYVHDITPKEAFEKLDLLKYSKDYYRKKGTGRPTKKDRRDIDDWFENTDDGLDEKKDDGLEKKKDD